One stretch of Pontiella desulfatans DNA includes these proteins:
- a CDS encoding Gfo/Idh/MocA family protein, translating into MSPPKTTLSRRTMLRISMLGTSAIGTPMVIPSSALGLSGHIPPSERVTLGMIGHGLMMNTHMAGVLSHPGVQVLAVCDVDRKKREKAKAWVEETYAAHAASSSYKGCAAYNEHERITDRSDIDAVFVVTPDHWHVPISLDAVRSGKDVYVEKPMSLTIKEGRILSDAVRRYGAVLQVGSQQRSEYSFGKAAEMVRNGWIGKVHTVYTSLGRFPDGNELPGEAIPEGFDYDRWLGPTPWKPYNRNRVLGSFGGGWRSYWEYGARKNGDWGAHHYDIIQWALGMDHSGPEFFFPQGCDDSGCQGYTYKNGPTIYRDYHGPDRKFNSQIEFHGEKGKIGVGREGVLVSEPGDLKNRPPSPTDLRLAATTGHHLNFLNAIRTRERTIADVEIGHRTATICHLSAISERLNRTLQWDPVRERIIGDPQASKWLDRPRRAPYSL; encoded by the coding sequence ATGTCACCCCCGAAAACCACCCTCTCGCGCCGCACGATGCTGCGGATTTCAATGCTCGGAACTTCCGCAATCGGCACTCCCATGGTGATCCCCTCCAGTGCGTTAGGGCTCTCCGGCCATATTCCCCCGAGCGAACGGGTCACGCTGGGCATGATTGGCCACGGGCTTATGATGAACACACATATGGCAGGCGTGCTCAGCCACCCGGGCGTTCAGGTGCTCGCGGTGTGCGATGTCGACCGAAAAAAACGCGAAAAGGCCAAAGCCTGGGTCGAAGAAACCTATGCCGCCCATGCCGCCTCCAGTTCCTACAAGGGGTGTGCTGCCTACAACGAACACGAAAGAATTACGGACCGTTCTGATATCGACGCCGTCTTTGTCGTTACCCCCGACCACTGGCATGTCCCGATTTCGCTCGACGCCGTCCGCTCCGGCAAGGATGTCTATGTTGAAAAACCAATGAGCCTGACCATCAAAGAAGGCCGCATTCTTTCCGATGCCGTCCGTCGCTATGGTGCCGTGCTGCAGGTGGGTTCGCAGCAGCGTTCGGAATATTCATTCGGCAAGGCCGCCGAAATGGTCCGCAATGGCTGGATTGGAAAGGTGCATACGGTCTACACCAGCCTGGGACGCTTCCCCGACGGAAACGAACTGCCCGGGGAAGCCATTCCGGAAGGGTTCGATTATGACCGATGGCTGGGGCCGACCCCATGGAAACCGTACAACCGGAACCGCGTGCTGGGAAGCTTTGGCGGCGGCTGGCGCTCCTACTGGGAATACGGCGCCCGCAAGAACGGCGACTGGGGCGCGCATCACTACGACATTATCCAGTGGGCGCTCGGCATGGATCATTCCGGACCCGAATTTTTCTTCCCGCAGGGCTGCGACGACTCCGGCTGTCAGGGCTACACATACAAGAACGGACCGACCATCTATCGCGACTACCACGGTCCCGACCGGAAATTCAACTCCCAGATCGAGTTTCATGGCGAAAAAGGAAAAATCGGCGTAGGCCGCGAAGGCGTTCTGGTATCCGAACCCGGCGATCTGAAAAACCGCCCGCCGTCCCCGACCGACCTGCGCCTGGCGGCAACCACCGGGCACCACCTCAACTTCCTGAACGCAATCCGCACCCGAGAGCGCACCATAGCCGATGTGGAAATCGGGCACCGCACCGCAACCATCTGCCATCTCAGCGCCATCTCGGAACGGCTCAACCGAACCCTCCAATGGGATCCGGTCCGCGAACGGATTATCGGCGACCCCCAGGCATCCAAATGGCTCGACCGTCCGCGCCGCGCCCCCTACTCCCTCTAA
- a CDS encoding glycoside hydrolase family 55 protein, with translation MAVAGVCSASLDCANVVDYGARGDGRADDTPAVQKALDDAVNKGGICFLPAGAYRLDGSLTVPAGVTLKGSYDGIPHPMHPVGTVLHMYGGKGNVDATPAIVLEFNASVRNVMIHYPEQQAPPAVVPYPWTIQIRGEMCQVVDVAMTNPYRAIDAGTYVNELHFIRNVYACPLNIGIYIDQCYDVGRLENVHFNPNLWKRIGLEPKLPKPPADFPGGEDGYWNSILQPYLMENLVGFKIGRSDWEYISNCFVIFAKQGFLFDDFGHGGGNALVTQSGSDVGPVAVQVNKVQRHAGVQFSNCQFMSTVKIGPENSGPVKISNSGFWVVKETLEQVVNEGSGTVILNACHFSDWDIPGKGVPCIRATNGRMILSQCEFSRPRTGLIVPRKNAVLLEEDFIAGTVTGCLFHNDSITNTSAGKLEEFANVFEQVDRTVDLGRRTLRELCTEYEVSVKDVVALLKQHGVEASPALTFGAIAEGAGLSVAELFALVSSNL, from the coding sequence ATGGCGGTAGCAGGAGTCTGTTCGGCTTCCCTGGATTGCGCCAATGTGGTGGATTATGGTGCACGTGGCGATGGCAGGGCCGATGATACGCCTGCGGTGCAAAAAGCATTGGATGATGCCGTGAATAAAGGGGGGATTTGTTTTCTGCCGGCGGGGGCCTATCGCCTTGACGGCTCGTTGACGGTGCCCGCCGGCGTGACGTTGAAAGGATCCTATGACGGTATTCCGCATCCGATGCACCCTGTTGGGACGGTGTTGCATATGTATGGAGGCAAAGGAAATGTTGATGCAACCCCGGCGATTGTGCTGGAGTTTAATGCATCGGTCAGGAATGTGATGATTCACTATCCCGAACAGCAGGCCCCGCCCGCGGTGGTTCCCTATCCGTGGACCATTCAGATTCGGGGCGAGATGTGCCAGGTGGTCGATGTGGCAATGACCAATCCCTACCGCGCCATTGATGCCGGCACCTACGTTAACGAACTGCACTTCATTCGCAATGTGTACGCATGTCCGCTGAATATCGGGATCTACATTGATCAGTGCTACGATGTCGGGCGTCTGGAAAATGTCCATTTTAATCCCAATCTCTGGAAGCGCATCGGGTTGGAGCCGAAGCTGCCGAAGCCGCCGGCTGACTTTCCCGGCGGGGAGGACGGCTACTGGAACAGCATTCTTCAGCCGTATCTGATGGAAAACCTGGTGGGCTTTAAGATTGGCCGGAGCGACTGGGAATATATCAGCAACTGTTTTGTAATTTTTGCCAAGCAGGGCTTTTTGTTCGATGATTTCGGGCATGGCGGCGGCAACGCGCTCGTTACGCAATCCGGATCAGATGTCGGGCCGGTGGCGGTTCAGGTCAATAAGGTGCAGCGGCACGCCGGTGTTCAGTTTTCCAATTGCCAGTTTATGTCGACCGTTAAAATCGGCCCGGAAAACAGCGGACCGGTGAAAATCTCCAACAGCGGTTTCTGGGTGGTCAAGGAAACCCTCGAGCAGGTGGTTAACGAAGGTTCCGGAACCGTGATCCTGAACGCATGCCATTTCAGCGATTGGGATATACCCGGTAAGGGGGTGCCTTGCATCCGCGCAACCAATGGTCGAATGATCCTCAGTCAGTGCGAGTTTTCGCGGCCGCGGACCGGATTGATCGTGCCGCGTAAAAATGCGGTTTTACTGGAAGAGGATTTTATTGCGGGCACGGTTACCGGTTGCCTGTTCCACAACGACTCCATCACCAACACCTCGGCGGGAAAGCTGGAGGAATTTGCCAACGTGTTCGAGCAGGTTGATCGAACCGTTGATCTGGGCAGGCGCACGCTCAGGGAACTGTGCACCGAATATGAAGTGAGCGTTAAAGACGTGGTGGCTCTGCTGAAACAGCACGGAGTCGAGGCGTCCCCGGCTCTCACGTTCGGAGCCATTGCGGAAGGTGCCGGGTTGAGTGTCGCTGAACTGTTTGCTTTGGTTTCAAGCAACCTTTGA
- a CDS encoding alpha-L-rhamnosidase translates to MIKMKWITLMAMLAAVPAMAGTGAHSLTVGEGFVNPLGFYDSTPIFSWKLPDGVKKQTAYRIEVQDDAVLWDSGWVESDQSVFVPYGGEPLRSRQRLEWRVKFRDEKGTDSGWSRDASFELGLLTSKDWNAQWIRPVVEAEPDAAFELIKAVYRSKQNSRRNQDVTELLQKEIRSNTLSFNVNNHTLGGDPAYGEAKELVVTYKVGRKKKKDTLNENMRGRFPSSTTTEEPVAYFKREFSVSEKVERARLYVTARGVFEIELNGKKVGNDHFSNGWTSYNNRLDTMTYDVTDTLQSGGNELNALLGTGWYAGNIGFRGQKWSYGILPELLLQLEITYTSGRTEMVLSDETWQGTFDGAIRSSSIYNGEEYDARKVPANWRAVAVNPDLGSARLVPKPFAPVRATEMLAVQEITEPEPGRFVFDLGQNMVGWAKVHIPVVKDQTTTLRFAEMLNQDGTMYTANYRDAKSTDYYTAAETGTIEWEPVFTFHGFRYVELSGLPKGAKPSADWVTGVVLHSDLPRIGTFESSHEKLNQLQRNITWGQRGNFLDIPTDCPQRDERLGWTGDAQAFAPTALFNYDCHAFWKSWLGSMRHDQFADGRIPHVIPDVLIQGDSPGWMDAATIIPWEVYVRTGDIELLAANFEMMERLVGWYRGQSVDGLSPNIKGFGDWLQPYSEKTKGDTPHALLGAAFYAKSVQILADSARVLNRTADAEKYDAEAGTVKSAFAKHYFDADGKLQNAPETQTAYLLAIEFDLIPSDLQGKAMEHLVRLIGEAENHLRTGFLGTPYLAGVLDRKGHAELAFDLLFKETYPSWFYPINQGATTMWERWNSYTLEDGFHPEGMNSFNHYAYGAIGQWLYERVAGLAPDPAHPGYKHFFIRPLIAPQLTYAGAELETAYGKASSGWKKENGKIIMEVEVPPNTTATIEFPDGRTPETVFSGNYRFELGL, encoded by the coding sequence ATGATTAAAATGAAATGGATTACTCTGATGGCCATGCTGGCTGCAGTTCCGGCAATGGCCGGAACTGGCGCACATTCTCTGACGGTTGGTGAAGGATTTGTTAACCCGCTGGGGTTTTATGATTCCACGCCGATTTTTTCCTGGAAATTGCCGGACGGGGTGAAAAAGCAAACGGCCTATCGGATCGAAGTGCAAGATGACGCGGTCCTGTGGGACAGCGGCTGGGTGGAATCCGATCAATCGGTATTCGTGCCCTACGGCGGTGAGCCACTGCGCTCGCGCCAGCGGCTCGAATGGCGCGTGAAGTTCCGCGATGAAAAAGGAACGGATTCGGGCTGGAGCAGAGACGCATCGTTTGAGCTGGGGTTGCTGACTTCCAAGGATTGGAACGCACAATGGATACGGCCGGTGGTTGAGGCGGAGCCTGATGCAGCGTTTGAATTGATCAAGGCGGTATACCGCTCGAAACAAAATTCGCGTCGCAACCAGGATGTGACCGAGTTGCTTCAGAAAGAAATCAGGAGCAACACACTATCCTTCAACGTGAATAACCATACGCTTGGGGGCGATCCGGCATATGGGGAAGCCAAGGAGTTGGTGGTTACCTATAAAGTGGGCAGGAAAAAAAAGAAGGACACGCTAAATGAAAATATGAGGGGGCGGTTTCCTTCGTCAACAACGACGGAAGAGCCGGTCGCCTATTTTAAACGCGAGTTTTCAGTATCCGAAAAAGTCGAGCGGGCGCGGTTATATGTCACGGCACGCGGCGTTTTTGAAATCGAGCTAAACGGCAAAAAGGTGGGCAACGACCATTTTTCCAATGGTTGGACGTCATACAACAACCGGCTCGATACGATGACCTATGATGTGACCGACACCCTTCAATCGGGAGGCAACGAGCTCAATGCGCTGCTGGGTACAGGCTGGTATGCGGGCAATATCGGGTTCCGCGGCCAGAAATGGAGTTACGGGATCCTGCCTGAATTGCTGCTCCAGCTGGAAATAACCTATACGAGCGGGCGTACCGAGATGGTTCTTTCGGATGAAACCTGGCAGGGTACGTTCGATGGCGCGATCCGGTCTTCCAGTATCTACAACGGCGAGGAGTATGATGCCCGCAAGGTGCCTGCGAACTGGCGCGCGGTTGCTGTCAATCCCGACCTCGGTTCCGCCCGCCTGGTGCCCAAGCCGTTTGCCCCCGTCCGGGCGACGGAAATGCTGGCTGTTCAGGAAATAACCGAGCCGGAACCGGGACGTTTTGTTTTCGACCTCGGTCAAAACATGGTCGGTTGGGCGAAGGTTCATATTCCTGTTGTGAAGGATCAGACCACCACGCTCCGCTTTGCGGAAATGCTTAATCAGGACGGCACGATGTATACGGCGAATTATCGCGATGCCAAATCGACCGACTACTATACGGCTGCCGAGACCGGAACCATCGAATGGGAACCGGTGTTTACCTTCCACGGATTCCGTTATGTCGAACTTTCCGGGTTGCCGAAAGGCGCAAAACCTTCAGCTGACTGGGTGACGGGGGTGGTGCTGCACTCTGATCTTCCAAGGATTGGAACATTCGAATCGTCGCACGAAAAGCTGAACCAGCTGCAGCGCAATATTACGTGGGGACAGCGCGGTAATTTTCTCGATATTCCGACCGACTGCCCGCAACGCGATGAGCGTCTCGGCTGGACGGGTGATGCTCAAGCCTTTGCGCCAACCGCCCTGTTTAATTATGATTGCCACGCCTTCTGGAAAAGCTGGCTCGGTTCGATGCGCCACGATCAATTCGCCGATGGCCGGATTCCGCACGTAATTCCCGACGTGCTGATTCAAGGGGATAGCCCCGGCTGGATGGACGCGGCCACTATTATTCCATGGGAGGTCTACGTCCGCACCGGTGACATTGAGCTGCTGGCTGCTAATTTCGAGATGATGGAAAGGTTGGTCGGCTGGTATCGCGGCCAGTCGGTCGATGGGCTGTCGCCGAATATCAAAGGCTTTGGCGACTGGCTCCAGCCGTATTCTGAAAAGACCAAAGGCGACACACCCCATGCGCTGCTTGGCGCGGCGTTCTATGCGAAAAGTGTTCAGATTCTGGCCGATAGCGCGCGCGTTCTTAATCGGACGGCCGATGCCGAGAAATACGATGCTGAGGCGGGGACTGTTAAATCGGCTTTTGCCAAACACTATTTCGATGCCGACGGTAAGCTGCAAAATGCGCCCGAAACGCAGACAGCCTATCTGCTGGCGATTGAGTTTGATCTGATTCCTTCCGACTTGCAGGGCAAGGCGATGGAGCACCTGGTGCGATTGATTGGCGAGGCCGAAAACCATTTACGAACAGGCTTTTTGGGAACACCATATCTTGCGGGAGTTCTCGACCGCAAAGGGCACGCTGAGCTGGCGTTTGATCTCCTGTTCAAGGAAACCTATCCTTCCTGGTTCTATCCGATCAATCAGGGGGCAACCACCATGTGGGAACGTTGGAACAGCTATACGCTGGAAGACGGCTTTCATCCGGAAGGTATGAATTCTTTTAATCACTATGCCTATGGAGCCATCGGTCAGTGGTTGTATGAACGGGTCGCCGGTCTGGCTCCCGATCCGGCCCATCCCGGCTACAAGCATTTCTTTATTCGGCCGCTCATAGCCCCCCAGCTCACCTATGCCGGGGCAGAACTCGAAACCGCTTACGGCAAGGCTTCCAGCGGATGGAAAAAAGAAAACGGTAAAATAATCATGGAAGTCGAGGTTCCTCCCAATACGACGGCTACCATCGAGTTCCCGGATGGGCGCACGCCAGAAACCGTATTTTCGGGCAACTACCGGTTCGAGCTGGGGCTCTAG
- a CDS encoding LacI family DNA-binding transcriptional regulator, with translation MINTTEPSHRTTLQDIADHCELSRSTVARVLNGNAGKFRIATATIEKVQQAARQLNYRPNRLARAVNDRRTHLVGISVPMYASDDITQEKKNANNHRITGILFSAISQHPLFKKYDLVLHNRDEHTDHPLDENEIQRDLLDGMIYSTPSLKHQEFFKTITKDIPLVLMGDIEELHDSLICIDINNRKMARQAAEHLLSIGRKKIMLLVPEASLSAICIQDRINGVRDALHASGIEDNPDFTRIIRADEKVIADFIRSSASIDQVDAILCLTDELAMLCMDPLEQRGLRIPEDVALMGFNGIDLFSEKAARLSTVKIPFHQMAYKATEKLLEVLEGKQPYTPGFCEIPAELIIRESTVKNSLN, from the coding sequence ATGATTAACACCACAGAACCATCCCACCGGACCACGCTTCAGGACATTGCCGATCACTGCGAACTGAGCCGCTCTACGGTCGCACGGGTACTCAACGGCAATGCCGGGAAATTCCGGATTGCGACCGCCACCATCGAAAAAGTGCAGCAGGCAGCCCGGCAACTGAACTACCGCCCCAACCGTCTGGCCCGAGCCGTCAACGACCGCCGCACGCACCTGGTCGGCATTTCCGTTCCAATGTACGCGAGTGATGACATCACTCAGGAAAAGAAAAACGCAAACAACCACCGCATCACCGGCATACTCTTTTCCGCCATTTCCCAGCACCCCCTGTTTAAGAAGTATGATCTAGTGCTCCACAACCGCGACGAACATACCGACCACCCCTTGGACGAAAATGAAATCCAGCGGGACCTGCTCGACGGCATGATCTACAGCACCCCCTCCCTTAAGCATCAGGAGTTTTTCAAAACCATCACCAAGGATATTCCTCTGGTACTGATGGGCGACATCGAGGAACTCCACGACTCCCTCATCTGCATCGACATCAACAACCGGAAAATGGCCCGGCAGGCCGCCGAACATCTGCTCTCCATCGGCCGCAAAAAAATCATGCTCCTGGTGCCGGAGGCCTCCCTCTCCGCCATCTGTATCCAGGACCGCATCAACGGGGTTCGCGATGCCCTTCATGCATCCGGAATCGAAGACAACCCGGACTTCACCCGCATCATCCGCGCCGATGAAAAGGTGATCGCCGACTTCATACGCAGCAGCGCCTCCATTGATCAAGTCGATGCTATCCTCTGCCTGACCGACGAACTGGCCATGCTGTGCATGGATCCGCTGGAACAGCGCGGCCTCCGGATTCCGGAGGACGTCGCGCTGATGGGATTCAACGGCATCGACCTGTTCAGCGAAAAGGCCGCGCGGCTCTCCACCGTAAAAATCCCGTTCCACCAAATGGCCTACAAAGCCACCGAAAAACTGCTCGAAGTACTGGAAGGCAAGCAACCCTACACCCCCGGCTTCTGCGAAATCCCGGCCGAGCTGATCATCCGCGAATCAACGGTTAAGAATTCATTAAATTGA
- a CDS encoding LacI family DNA-binding transcriptional regulator, with translation MTQKVIAKQSGVSASMVSRILSGRLEQAVVISEEKEFRVRRVAEELGYRGSCQS, from the coding sequence GTGACTCAGAAGGTCATAGCAAAACAATCCGGGGTATCTGCGTCGATGGTATCGCGCATTCTGTCGGGCCGGCTGGAGCAGGCGGTTGTCATTTCGGAGGAAAAAGAGTTTCGAGTCAGGCGCGTTGCGGAAGAGCTGGGCTACCGAGGGTCGTGTCAGAGCTAG
- a CDS encoding sulfatase-like hydrolase/transferase — translation MKIRWKTMIVMALGVALAIPAFGAEDAGTNPLSPAASSTTGWSAGNRPNVIVIISDDQGWADIGYNNPLSVYTPNLDSLAAGGARFSNHYVMSQCSPTRVALMTGQYPSRHGIQAQQANNEQCFAHGALTISSLLKEIGYETYMAGKWHLGSHPEWGPLHHGFDHAYGSFAGAVGMYNHRYHVADDEWAITWHRDHEIIPGYENGTHATDLVAREAVRVIQQKHDKPFFLYLPFHAPHTPLDERGPFVDTPTQLDPADSTRWLNEDNIPWFNDPQGKIQSEPDPEKRLLLAAVHHLDHAIGQVVQALEETGQRENTIIFFSSDNGPQVNWAGNAYPDDLKLTDFNQPDTLRGYKGDTYEGGILVPGLINWPSQIVPCVVDEPVHIVDWMPTLAAMVDYTPAEDPKWDGMDISPLIHQADSLGSRPLYWLWRNALPTNDCRWAMRQGDWKIVRYGNEPTHASDWALYNLATDPQETTDVASSNSAKVAELHALFLIERAYDIPNRMISPRLVVPETASGPFGATLDFSESVTGLDLGDLVVSNGTVSGLSGSGTLYSFTVTPTLSSNGVVSVYLPAGGATALSGLTNVPSHVAVVKFDSSMPGAFGPLGRGVGGIETAAGDGFIMYSKESIHTRFSASPPNRYQADHFVAVRNNGGTWEYDNNSSYVAFTPVTSDLLVAAVDFSADTVTMLSGVSNVVNGIAYGYQSGDLIVIPGMWNGGPNSGEYDLGGSYIVLHGGAVIGEMPSDPSACLFAPWATSAESFTVGIEFSEDVTGLTLGDFSVSNSSLAVLSGTNRSYELEITPASYGVVRVDLHTNAVNEGTVPVVGTITHWNDYYVWANALQAEPSNPLIRDPNGDWDMDGQNNICEYYYGGDPTVANAPLVATLIVQNPVGPIVDVAFPIRDSAASRVGLQYSDDLDRWFAPGQDLSGVSNPPPAIVSAAKGTLNIVTDAVWGDVSMYSYTVAPAAGEISEARALFFRVGGIP, via the coding sequence ATGAAAATAAGATGGAAAACAATGATAGTCATGGCGCTGGGTGTGGCGTTGGCGATACCGGCCTTTGGGGCTGAGGATGCCGGAACCAATCCGCTTTCGCCGGCTGCCTCTTCGACAACGGGTTGGTCGGCAGGCAACCGCCCCAACGTCATCGTGATTATTTCCGATGACCAGGGCTGGGCGGACATTGGCTATAATAATCCGCTCAGTGTCTATACGCCGAATCTTGATTCGCTGGCGGCAGGCGGCGCCCGGTTCAGCAACCACTATGTTATGTCGCAGTGTTCCCCGACGCGGGTTGCGCTGATGACCGGGCAGTATCCCTCGCGCCACGGAATTCAGGCACAGCAGGCAAACAACGAGCAATGCTTTGCCCACGGAGCTCTTACCATCTCCAGCCTGCTCAAGGAGATCGGGTATGAGACCTACATGGCCGGAAAGTGGCACCTTGGTTCCCATCCGGAATGGGGGCCGTTACATCACGGCTTCGACCATGCCTACGGCTCGTTCGCGGGGGCGGTAGGCATGTACAACCATCGCTACCACGTCGCCGACGATGAATGGGCCATCACCTGGCATCGAGACCACGAAATCATCCCTGGCTACGAGAACGGGACGCACGCCACCGATTTGGTTGCCCGCGAAGCGGTTCGTGTGATCCAGCAAAAGCACGACAAGCCCTTTTTCCTTTATCTGCCGTTCCACGCTCCACATACCCCGCTCGACGAACGCGGTCCGTTTGTCGACACCCCGACGCAGCTGGATCCCGCCGACAGCACGCGCTGGCTGAACGAGGACAACATTCCGTGGTTCAACGATCCCCAGGGAAAAATCCAGTCCGAGCCCGATCCGGAAAAAAGGCTCCTCCTTGCGGCGGTCCACCATTTGGACCATGCCATCGGCCAGGTTGTGCAGGCGCTCGAAGAGACAGGACAGCGTGAGAACACCATTATCTTCTTCTCGTCTGACAACGGCCCGCAGGTCAACTGGGCCGGCAACGCCTATCCGGATGATTTAAAACTGACCGACTTCAACCAACCCGACACCCTGCGCGGCTACAAGGGGGATACCTATGAGGGAGGGATATTGGTGCCCGGTCTGATCAATTGGCCCTCGCAGATCGTTCCATGTGTGGTGGACGAGCCGGTGCACATCGTGGACTGGATGCCGACATTGGCGGCCATGGTTGACTACACCCCTGCGGAGGATCCAAAATGGGACGGCATGGATATTTCCCCGTTGATCCACCAAGCCGATTCGCTCGGTTCACGCCCTCTCTACTGGCTCTGGAGAAATGCGTTGCCAACAAACGACTGCCGCTGGGCAATGCGCCAGGGCGATTGGAAAATCGTCCGCTATGGCAACGAGCCTACCCATGCAAGTGACTGGGCGCTCTATAATCTGGCGACCGATCCGCAGGAGACCACTGATGTGGCATCGAGCAATAGCGCCAAGGTCGCCGAGCTGCATGCCCTGTTCCTGATCGAGCGGGCTTACGACATTCCGAACCGCATGATCAGTCCCCGACTTGTCGTTCCGGAAACCGCCAGCGGCCCGTTCGGCGCCACCCTCGATTTTTCGGAGAGCGTTACCGGGCTGGATCTTGGGGATCTCGTTGTTTCCAACGGCACGGTTTCGGGATTGTCGGGCAGTGGTACGCTCTATTCGTTCACGGTCACCCCGACGCTCTCCAGCAATGGTGTTGTTTCGGTCTACCTGCCGGCTGGCGGTGCGACGGCTTTATCGGGGCTGACCAATGTACCCAGCCATGTCGCAGTGGTGAAATTCGATTCGTCCATGCCCGGCGCTTTCGGCCCTCTGGGGCGTGGCGTCGGCGGCATTGAAACCGCTGCCGGTGACGGCTTCATCATGTATAGTAAAGAATCGATCCACACGCGCTTCTCGGCCAGTCCGCCTAATCGTTACCAGGCTGACCACTTCGTGGCGGTCCGCAACAATGGCGGAACGTGGGAATATGACAATAACAGTTCCTATGTGGCTTTCACCCCTGTCACATCCGACCTGCTTGTGGCTGCGGTGGATTTCAGTGCCGACACGGTGACGATGCTCTCCGGTGTCAGCAACGTTGTCAATGGCATTGCTTACGGCTATCAGTCAGGCGACCTGATTGTCATCCCCGGAATGTGGAACGGCGGTCCCAATTCCGGCGAGTATGATTTGGGCGGCAGCTACATCGTGCTCCATGGCGGCGCTGTGATCGGTGAGATGCCTTCGGATCCATCGGCCTGTCTCTTTGCGCCATGGGCGACCTCTGCCGAGTCCTTCACGGTCGGCATAGAGTTTAGCGAAGACGTAACGGGGCTGACGCTCGGTGATTTTTCAGTTTCCAACTCCAGTCTCGCCGTCTTGTCAGGCACCAATAGGTCGTATGAACTGGAGATCACCCCCGCGTCGTACGGGGTTGTGCGCGTTGATCTGCACACCAATGCCGTCAACGAAGGCACGGTTCCGGTGGTCGGCACAATAACCCATTGGAACGACTATTATGTGTGGGCCAATGCGCTTCAGGCTGAGCCATCAAATCCCTTGATCCGCGACCCGAACGGCGACTGGGATATGGATGGCCAAAACAACATCTGCGAATATTACTACGGCGGCGATCCGACTGTGGCGAACGCTCCTTTGGTAGCAACACTGATCGTGCAGAATCCGGTCGGCCCGATAGTCGATGTGGCATTCCCCATCCGCGATTCAGCTGCATCGAGGGTTGGGCTGCAATACAGCGACGACCTCGACCGCTGGTTCGCGCCCGGGCAGGATTTGTCGGGCGTCTCCAATCCGCCGCCTGCCATCGTATCCGCCGCGAAAGGAACCCTCAATATCGTGACCGATGCCGTGTGGGGCGATGTCTCCATGTACTCCTATACCGTCGCACCCGCCGCGGGAGAAATCAGCGAAGCTCGTGCTCTTTTTTTCCGCGTGGGCGGGATTCCATGA
- a CDS encoding integrase core domain-containing protein, whose product MCGPPDAPRAEAFELVTDGLPSYDSATVAYNTAAVVAGGEAVLNKRTVIGLKNLDPESETYRVYKQLIERLNRTYKYHTRPRAGFKSFDGATALTTLFVAYYNFMRPHGSLGGHPPVAIACLKGKRLYPDMWVELLRQAA is encoded by the coding sequence ATGTGCGGCCCGCCGGACGCGCCCCGGGCCGAAGCCTTCGAACTCGTCACCGACGGCCTGCCGTCCTACGACAGCGCCACCGTCGCCTACAACACCGCCGCCGTGGTGGCCGGAGGCGAAGCAGTCCTGAATAAACGTACCGTCATCGGACTCAAGAACCTCGATCCCGAAAGCGAGACCTACCGCGTCTACAAGCAGCTCATCGAGCGGCTCAACCGCACCTATAAATACCACACGCGACCCCGCGCCGGCTTCAAGAGCTTCGACGGAGCCACGGCACTCACCACGCTCTTCGTCGCCTACTACAACTTCATGCGCCCGCACGGCAGCCTCGGCGGGCATCCGCCCGTCGCGATCGCCTGCCTCAAAGGCAAGAGGCTCTACCCCGACATGTGGGTCGAGCTCCTCCGGCAAGCCGCATGA